From a single Erpetoichthys calabaricus chromosome 1, fErpCal1.3, whole genome shotgun sequence genomic region:
- the LOC114646673 gene encoding outer dense fiber protein 3-B-like: protein MSDDNWVGSWRPHKPRGPIAALYGSPGPKYTLPGSTGTLSHDPRKYKFPAYSFGIRHGALTKECSPGPGYLIPASITRMGKDGTPSYSVYGRPKDLNLFRTPGPGQYYPESAGRSIFCSAPSYSLSARSKGFQNEQTPGPAAYTLPPMLGPKVVTRTSAPFYSLSGKSTIGSFMEDLHKSPGPGTYKVTDPSSYKHKSPQYSMIGRNTMPGDSTQKPGPGTHFPEMVTCTKLKAPSFSFGIRHSEYMAHPIMDGK, encoded by the exons ATGTCTGACGACAATTGGGTAGGAAGCTGGCGACCTCATAAACCGAGGGGGCCTATTGCAGCACTTTACGGTAGTCCTGGGCCAAAATACACACTCCCAGGCTCTACAG GAACTCTCTCTCATGACCCCAGAAAATACAAATTTCCTGCTTACAGTTTTGGAATCCGCCATGGTGCATTAACTAAGGAATGCTCTCCAGGTCCTGGTTATTTAATACCTGCAAGCATTACACGGATGGGAAAGGATGGCACCCCTTCATATTCAGTGTATGGCCGTCCCAAAGATCTGAACCTTTTTCGAACTCCTGGCCCAG GTCAATATTATCCAGAAAGTGCAGGAAGGAGTATTTTTTGCTCTGCACCATCATATTCTCTTTCTGCACGATCTAAGGGCTTTCAAAATGAGCAGACACCAG gacCAGCAGCATACACACTTCCACCTATGCTGGGACCTAAAGTAGTGACCAGAACATCAGCTCCTTTTTATTCTTTGAGTGGGAAAAGTACTATTGGAAGTTTTATGGAAGACTTGCATAAA TCTCCCGGTCCAGGCACATATAAAGTGACTGATCCCAGTTCGTATAAACACAAATCTCCTCAGTACAGTATGATAGGACGCAACACTATGCCAGGTGATTCAACACAAAAACCAGGACCAGGAACACATTTTCCAGAAATg GTGACCTGTACAAAACTCAAAGCTCCAAGCTTTTCTTTTGGAATCCGACATTCTGAATATATGGCTCATCCAATTATGGATGGCAAATGA